The Solanum dulcamara chromosome 2, daSolDulc1.2, whole genome shotgun sequence region TCTGACCCTTCTTATATGTTTGTGTtgcacttttttctttttaacaaacatTACCAATAAACTTAAGACTAGTAATGGTGAAAGTGTTCAGTTCTTATAAGATATAGACTTCTAGAGTCGCAATTCATAAAACTTCAGTTATATTCAATATGGATTTGGcttcttcttttatttgtttCCTTCTATCTCTACTTCTGATCTTAGTTCAGGCAAAGGGATCAAGAAATGATTCAACTTGTCCAAAGTCCTTTTCATGTGGAAATTTTACTGACCTGAGATTTCCTTACTCTCTTTCCACACAACCTCACTGTGGAATAATGACCATGTATGGTTGTGATGCTAAACCATTTCCGAAAATCCGACTGATTCCTGAAGGAGATTGGTACTATGCTTTAGAGAAGCATAGTTCATCAGTTTGGATTGGGGACATGAATCTTAAAACAACGTTGACGCAACATAAGTGCCAGGCTTTTAACAAAAATTTCTCCCTTCCAAACTCTCCTTCTATTTCTTTCAATATGATTAATATTAACAACTTCTTCAAATGCATCAGTACCAGTAATAATGCCCTTAACATTACTCACAAGATAAACGGTTATTTTGCTGGTTATAAAATGTACAGTGGCTGTGAAGGCTTTAGCATATACTACAACCTTTCCCGAAATAGTGATGAATACATAGAAGCACACAATCTTCCTACCAATTGCTCACTTATCAGATTGCCAATTTATTCCAGGGATGGGGATGATGATTTGTTTAACATGTTAGGTCCCGAAATTCTAGTAGAATGGAAACTGTCCGATGACTGTAACAAATGTAACTATGGTGGAGGTCAATGCCAGACTGATAAAACCAACAAATTTCATTGTCACAAAGGTAGACATCTCATAAATAATCTTTACTTTGAAGGTCAAGTTCATGCTACTTAAGTCCCTTTCTTGTTTCATGCCGCATATGTGATGTATTTCATATTATTGCCCCATTCTGTAGATGCAAAAACACCTACAAGTAGAACCgatcaaagaaaagaaacaactGGAAGAAATATGGTGAAGCTGATTCTGAGCACAGGtaggaaaatatattttaattgctgccatttattattattacagaatattcatgcatatcatttaaaatttcaATCATTTTGTATAAGCTCAAAACCTTTGTTCTAGCGATAAAGAAAACAGAAAGAAGAGacttaaaataatttaggtTAGAACAAAATGTATGGATGTGGAGTTAAGGGAGAATTCCTTCTCATTGCTATTTCTTTTTGCTTTTCCAAAGACATGGATTACTAACTTCTCTTCCAGTCTTTGGTGGAGTAGGATCGGTGATCATAACTTCTATAGTTATATACTTTATTTGGCGTTACAAGAAGAGGAAATTTAGTTCATCCCACTTCTTCTCGACAAGGAAATTGTCAGATATCTTTAATCATGATGTTGAGGGAGGCAGTATATACTTTGGTGTCCCAGTCTTCTCTTATTCAGAACTTGAAGAAGCCACAGATAATTTCAATTCCTCTAGAGTACTTGGAAATGGAGGTTACGGAACTGTTTACTATGGTGAGAAACCTGTTAATCTAGATATGCATCAACTATTTTTCTTCTTGTGGCTAATTCTTTTCCATGGATGAACAGGAAAACTTAAAGATAGACGGGAGATTGCTGTAAAGCGCCTCTACGAGCACAACTTCAAGCGAATGGAGCAGTTTGTAAATGAAATTGATATCCTTACTAGACTAAGGCACAACAATCTTGTCACCCTCTATGGCTGCACTTCAAGGCGAAGCCGTGAACTACTACTTGTCTATGAATAT contains the following coding sequences:
- the LOC129879931 gene encoding LEAF RUST 10 DISEASE-RESISTANCE LOCUS RECEPTOR-LIKE PROTEIN KINASE-like 1.1 isoform X2 → MDLASSFICFLLSLLLILVQAKGSRNDSTCPKSFSCGNFTDLRFPYSLSTQPHCGIMTMYGCDAKPFPKIRLIPEGDWYYALEKHSSSVWIGDMNLKTTLTQHKCQAFNKNFSLPNSPSISFNMININNFFKCISTSNNALNITHKINGYFAGYKMYSGCEGFSIYYNLSRNSDEYIEAHNLPTNCSLIRLPIYSRDGDDDLFNMLGPEILVEWKLSDDCNKCNYGGGQCQTDKTNKFHCHKDAKTPTSRTDQRKETTGRNMVKLILSTGSVIITSIVIYFIWRYKKRKFSSSHFFSTRKLSDIFNHDVEGGSIYFGVPVFSYSELEEATDNFNSSRVLGNGGYGTVYYGKLKDRREIAVKRLYEHNFKRMEQFVNEIDILTRLRHNNLVTLYGCTSRRSRELLLVYEYIPNGTLADHLHGDIAKDGSLTWPIRMNIAVETAGALAYLHSSDVIHCDVKTNNILLDHNFSVKVADFGISRLFPNDVSHISTTPRGTPGYIDPKYHECYQLTCKSDVYSFGVVLVELISSMPAVDMNRQSQEINLANFAINKIIKSAVNELIDPSLGFDSDTKTREMTTSVAELAFLCLQTDRDVRPTMVEVLDTLKEIQTNFNANESEDIFVLKKVKSLPSPNSVTDKWITCSDITITM
- the LOC129879931 gene encoding LEAF RUST 10 DISEASE-RESISTANCE LOCUS RECEPTOR-LIKE PROTEIN KINASE-like 1.1 isoform X1, which translates into the protein MDLASSFICFLLSLLLILVQAKGSRNDSTCPKSFSCGNFTDLRFPYSLSTQPHCGIMTMYGCDAKPFPKIRLIPEGDWYYALEKHSSSVWIGDMNLKTTLTQHKCQAFNKNFSLPNSPSISFNMININNFFKCISTSNNALNITHKINGYFAGYKMYSGCEGFSIYYNLSRNSDEYIEAHNLPTNCSLIRLPIYSRDGDDDLFNMLGPEILVEWKLSDDCNKCNYGGGQCQTDKTNKFHCHKDAKTPTSRTDQRKETTGRNMVKLILSTVFGGVGSVIITSIVIYFIWRYKKRKFSSSHFFSTRKLSDIFNHDVEGGSIYFGVPVFSYSELEEATDNFNSSRVLGNGGYGTVYYGKLKDRREIAVKRLYEHNFKRMEQFVNEIDILTRLRHNNLVTLYGCTSRRSRELLLVYEYIPNGTLADHLHGDIAKDGSLTWPIRMNIAVETAGALAYLHSSDVIHCDVKTNNILLDHNFSVKVADFGISRLFPNDVSHISTTPRGTPGYIDPKYHECYQLTCKSDVYSFGVVLVELISSMPAVDMNRQSQEINLANFAINKIIKSAVNELIDPSLGFDSDTKTREMTTSVAELAFLCLQTDRDVRPTMVEVLDTLKEIQTNFNANESEDIFVLKKVKSLPSPNSVTDKWITCSDITITM